The stretch of DNA GTTCAAAGGAATAAAACGAATGGGGTacaggagccaccagtgcccattgGTTCCTCTGAACACTGTAGCATTCCACTTCCTTCAATTTAACTCCAGTAATAGGGTCTCGCCCACCCAAAATGTAAATGTAGCCATTCAGATAGGCTACATCCATGCCCTCACGACACAACAAGCGATCTGCCAGTTGCTGCCAACTATTTTGGGCTGGTTTGTACACCCAGAGGTCTTTCCTGGGCTGGGCAGCTAGATAGATGTCATGGTCTGGAGAGACACAAACAGCTGAGGAGGTGATAGTCTTAGTGTGTGCCAAGCTGGTCAAAGGTGAAGGCATCGTGTAAATGTCCCCGGAGTATGGGTCATAGCAGAGAAAAGGATCTCTGGGGTGTCCAAAGAAGATCACCATCTCCTTGGCACACATACCCAGCCTCTGGGGGGGATTTTCTGCCACTGAGACAACAGAGCTGCTGTTGTTATTGCTGCTGCCGCTGCCACTGCTGTTTGGCACTGGTGCCAGAGACTTGGACATCGTGTCACCATAGCGCATCTGCAGGGCCCCTTCAATGATGTCGCGGCAGTACTTCTTCACCACGGGCTTGGTGAGCAGCCCTTCCAGATAGTCCTGGTCTTCTGGGGCGAAGTGGGCCCAGCGCACACACTTGAGCACTTCTGCAGCGCTGGGCCCGCGCTCTTTGGGGGCGGCCTCCAGCCACTGCACGGCCACGTGGCACACGGTCCTCTCGCTCTCGATGTCCAGGCTGTCCAGGCGCAGGACGGCCAGCAGCTGCGCCAGGGTCAGGTCTGCCAGCGTCTCCTCCCGGATGGCGCCCATCCTGCTCAGCTGCTTGAAGTTGTGCGCGATGAAGGACTGGGCCTGCGAGCGCAGCTTGTGATGGTCGAAGGCGTCGGCGAACTTGAGGATGGCCGTGCAGTTGGCCAGGTCCAGCCGGCGGGCGAGGAAGGAGGCGCAGGCCTCGCGCACGTACTCCAGCTGCAGCATGTCGGACGCCGCGTACAGCCGCTGCACGTTGGCCTCGCTCAGCGACACGCGGCCCGTGTAGCAGTAGTCCACCAGCACCTCGAAGGACTCGGCGTCCACGTCGTGCATGGTCACGTTTGCCTGCTGGCTCTCGTACATGCCGCCCGTGAACATGCTCTTGAAGTAGGGGCACGCGGCGGCCAGCACGTTGCGGTTGCAGGAGAACAGGCGACCCGTGCCCGGCCCGCTGCCCGGCGTCACCACCTCAATGGTCACGTCGCACAGCAGGCGGGCGTCGTAGAAGGACTTGAGCTGCGCCAGCAGGGCTGCAGAATGCGCCGAGTCCTTCAGCTCCTCCGGGCCCGTGAAAAACGCCGACACCGACGGCTTGGACATCCTCTTGGGCCGCCTGCCGCCGCGGGGACTGGAGAGGCGGCGAGAGCGCGGGCCGTCTTCCCGGGACTGCATGCTGGACATGGCGGCGGGGCGCTGCGGCGAGAACGGCTGCAGCACCGGCTCCTCCTCACCCTTGGCTTCGCTCGCTGACGCTGAGGCGGCGGCGTCCCACAACAGACCACGGAGACCGCCGCACTGACTTAACTCGGCCCCACGCCGCAGTGCCGCCTCCCTTTATCGCGTAGACAGTGCCTGACTCACCGTTCACGTTCCGCGCCCTTTCTCCGCCTCGGCTCGCCCCACTTGACCGCCAGCTGCAGCCTCGAGAGCCGCCACTGCCGCGCTGGCGATACCAGTAGGCGCCCCGGCGAACTACCGCTCCCAGGTTGCCTTTCGTGCCTCGAGGCATGATGGGGCCGCCCAAATTTCCGGACGTAGACGGGCGAGTGGGCGCCGCTTTGCATGCTGGGAGTTATAGTTCCTGTAATGGAGCGAGGTTTCCTATGGTTGAAAAGTTTTAACAGAATCGGAAAACGTTAATTCCCCAGGAGTTGATGGTTAAAAGGTTTGGCTTTGAAGTCCAGAGTAGAAGCTCCGTTTTGTTCGTCATTGTGTGACTTCTCTctgtaaatttttccttttttgtaaagtGGTAATAACAATTTTTACTGGTTTGTGTGAAGATTGAATGATATTTATTAACATAGGCTACTTTAATATTGTTATTAGAAGACTCAGAAAGCGCTAGACCATGACTAGAGTATCAAGTCAATAATTGTCagcttatttattaatttatttggcggtaccggggtttgaactttcTACCACACCCCTAAATCTTTGTGCTTTTAGTTagtgttgaaatagggtctcacgttaTGCCCTGAGGCCTGGACCACGATACCCCTATTTAGGTTTCCCGCTCAGCCGAGATGATTGCGTGGGTCAGCATGTCAAGGTTTGATTGGTCATGACTGAGTCTCAGGAATTTCTTGcttggctggccttaaactgcaatacTACCTATCTTTGCCTccagggtagctgggattacactatGAGCCACCTTGCCTGATTTGCATTTGTGAAAACTGAGGCATCCAGTGGTTTGAAATCATGAGCCTTAATATTAAAAACCCTTCAGATTTCTCTAAATAacttacagtttttaaatttgttctttgGAGAGTTTCTAAAGGGCATTAACCATATCTTAAATGTGAATCGAGATTTGTAGTTTCATTAGGAAGTCTTAGAGGACTAAGTAGAGGTCCTAGAAAAGAATAATAATGAATGGTCTCAAGTATGCAAATCAGGCATAGAAAAACTTGTGGTTTAGTTTTTTCACTAAGTGAAAAGTTTATCTCTGGGGAGCAAGAGTATATTCAGTGAGATTTTATTTGGAATGTTTTCACGTTGTCTAATACAGGTCCTTTCACTCCCATTCCACAAATCAGTTGAAGGTTCTGCAGTTGTCAATATAAGTACTTTTAGTGagaatttttaatcaaaatatttcatcaaaacaaattggatgtcagtggctcatgcctacaatcctagctacttgggaggctgagatcaggaggatcaaggttcaaggccagccagggcagatctccaaaataaccagagcaaaatgggctgcaggtgtggctcaaggttagtgtacttgctttgcaagcatgaagtcctgagttccagccccaatCTCACAATCAATGAATCCATAAATTGCTAGGcagaaaattatttcaacaaaaatactataaaaaacaCATAATTCCTGGAGTTCACCATCCATATATATTCTAACATTTCTTGAATTAATATGGTACAATCTAtgctttataaaattatttttatatgtattaataTTATTAGTTAAGCCAGGTGgaagcccacacctgtaatcctatacacaggagacagagatcaagataCTGCGTGCTGGTGTGAAATGTTGTAGGCCGGTGTCtagggttcttgccttcacaggccagagaactggcttgtgaggcagctgattgactagTGAGACAAGGCAGGTACacaaagtaagatttattagagagaaaggaaaggctacagctagagcaatGCAGTGGAACCCAGAAACCAGTGCCTCCctgctgaggtgaaggctggggctttttatggatgctttaactctgggttagggtaagggttatgtgggttttttcc from Castor canadensis chromosome 10, mCasCan1.hap1v2, whole genome shotgun sequence encodes:
- the LOC109700796 gene encoding kelch repeat and BTB domain-containing protein 7, with the protein product MSSMQSREDGPRSRRLSSPRGGRRPKRMSKPSVSAFFTGPEELKDSAHSAALLAQLKSFYDARLLCDVTIEVVTPGSGPGTGRLFSCNRNVLAAACPYFKSMFTGGMYESQQANVTMHDVDAESFEVLVDYCYTGRVSLSEANVQRLYAASDMLQLEYVREACASFLARRLDLANCTAILKFADAFDHHKLRSQAQSFIAHNFKQLSRMGAIREETLADLTLAQLLAVLRLDSLDIESERTVCHVAVQWLEAAPKERGPSAAEVLKCVRWAHFAPEDQDYLEGLLTKPVVKKYCRDIIEGALQMRYGDTMSKSLAPVPNSSGSGSSNNNSSSVVSVAENPPQRLGMCAKEMVIFFGHPRDPFLCYDPYSGDIYTMPSPLTSLAHTKTITSSAVCVSPDHDIYLAAQPRKDLWVYKPAQNSWQQLADRLLCREGMDVAYLNGYIYILGGRDPITGVKLKEVECYSVQRNQWALVAPVPHSFYSFELIVVQNYLYAVNSKRMLCYDPSHNMWLNCASLKRSDFQEACVFKDEIYCICDIPVMKVYNPARGEWRRISNIPLDSETHNYQIVNHDQKLLLITSTTPQWKKNRVTVYEYDTREDQWINIGTMLGLLQFDSGFICLCARVYPSCLEPGQSFITEEDDARSESSTEWDLDGFSELDSESGSSSSFSDDEVWVQVAPQRNAPDQQGSL